Part of the Candidatus Hydrogenedens sp. genome, CCACAAATTCATAAAAGATATAGGGTCTTATCATCTGTGCAAATAAAATGTGGAACGGTGAAAGAGCAAATAGAAAAGTAGCCAATAAAGCAGTCCGCCTACCTAAAGAAAGTTTTACAAATATGAAGAACAACAAGAGATTAATTACACCAATGAATACAGAGACCCAGCGAAGTATCTCAATATTTGAAAGAGATATCGAAAATAAACGGAATATAGAATAAAAAATTAAATGGGATAAGGGAACTTGGTCGGAGTGGTAGGCACTAAAAATAGAAAGAAACTCATCGAATGATGGCGAGAGATACAATTTGTATGTGGTAATAAACTCATCAAACCATAAAGAGAGTGAGCCAATACGATAACTTCTCAGAATGAAACCTATAACCAGAATAGTCAGAAGGGATAAAGTATCAACAGCAGAAAAATAGGGCTGTTTCTGATTTTCGTGTTTCAGTTCTGTATCAGATAATTTCATTTACCTTTTATTGTTTTTCAACAGGGTCGGGTTTGGGCGACTGATTGACTAATTTTAATATCGTATCAATAAGAATTTCTCCCGTCATTTCTCCCAATCCAGTGCGAGAAATATATTCATACTTCTTAAAACTGTTCCAGTCCACTTTGGTAAGGATATAACCGAAAGCGTCATTTGTCAATCCAAACAAAAATGGATGGGGAGTAGGCATTTTTCGTTTTAGGTAAAAGCCAATATTGGGAAGGGCTTCCCCAGGAATAGTTACAATTTGAGCAGTTCCAACATTAATCAAGTTAATTCGGGTAGGTATTGTATTTTTTTCTGTAATAGGATATTTAATCGGTGAATTTTTTAAGACCATACGAAGTAACGGAGAATCAATGGGAAACTCAACAGGGGTATTAGTGCAATACAATGTGGGATTTTTCTGAACAGGAGCATCCTTCACGATACGCAATGCTTCACTGGCTAACAATTCTCCAATACGAATACATTCATCCCATGTCTGAATATCTCCATTAGGTCCACGACAATCTGCTGTAACCATACCCCCCTGAGCACTGTTCATGAAAATAGCCATTCCTCCCGTTTCCGCTTCAATCTTATCATATAAAGGACCACATAGGTCAGGAGATAAAATCTTTTGACTATCTCCAATAACTTCCGGATGAATAGCATAATTTACCAGCGTTACAAGAATTTTTCCTTCCTTTTTCTTCTCCGCAGAAACAGCCTGTAATACACTGCAACGATGGTCATACAATTCATCGGCATAGTAATTATAAGCAATTTTCCCTTTTGCCTCACCCATAGCAATTTTTAAATAAGCAGGCTTCATATTTTTATATGCTTCATTAATTGCTTCACCTGCCTGTTGACATACCCAATCAAGATATTTCAAATCCGCCGAACAATTCCCTTTTTCATCAACAAACCCATAAGTTTCTGGGGCACTATGCGTATGTGTAACACCCACCAGTATATTCTCAGGCGGAATTTGGGGAACCATTAAACGGATTTTATCCGCCAGCACAGATGACCAACCTAAAAAATCAAGGCTGACAATAGCTACGGCTATATCTCCTTTTTTCATAACCATCGCACGGGCAAACAAATCTCCAATCTTTTTTTCTACAGGTTCCGGTGTACCCACTCCACCTGATACTGGAAGCAAGGGGTCTGGCGTAACAACGCGTTTAGCAGAGCCAACATACAGCATATCTTTATCTTTGTCCACAGCAAAAACAGTTGAGCATAAAAGAATAGCAAAAATGGATGTAATTAAAAGTGACGAAACATAAAAGTTCTTCATAATCTTAATCCTTATGGTTATGAATTAATTTAGCAAAGTTATAGTAGGTATTATATCGCGATATATAAAGAAAAAGAAAATATTGAGTAAGTAGGTTTCTTCCCTTACTTTATCTCGATATTTAGTAATCTTATTGGAGGATGTAAAGATACGATACATTATAAATATCCACATTATTTTGAGTGGATTATAAATAATATAGGTGTGTAGTGCAGAGGTATTATCGGGTTTCTATTTCACAAAAATATCGTTTATAGTAACAAAACGCAAACTTCCGAATTGTGCAAGAGAATCAGAGGTTATTCTATTTAATGGTAGCATAACGCTGATAAGCCGTTTACTGGATTTAACTCTTTTTTCATGGAATTGAAGCAGGTCTTGCAAGGTTAGTTGTTGGATACCTTTATACCATTGTTTTCGAGGGTCATCTTCAATTCCATGGAGATACCAACCATAAACACGCCCTAATATGCTTCGGAATGTGACCTTGTCTGTCTGATAGTCATTTAGCACCGATTCTTTAGCAAAACGGAACCGTTCTTCGGATATAGGCAAATTATCAAATAGCTGTAGAAAGCATTCCAATGCTTCTTTTAATTTGTCAGGCTGTGTCTGGATAACGCCAACCATTAAATCTTCATCACCTTTCTTATATCCCCCGATATATTGGGCTCCTGCGACATACGCTAATGCTCGGGCTTCTCGTAATTCCTGAAATACAACTCCTGCCATACCTCCACCAAAATATGAATTAAGACCTCAATCACTGGTTCTTCTTCCATTGTTGACTCTTCTAACCCGAACTCTATTCGCACACTTGCCTGTGTCGTCTCTTTATCCAGAACATACAATTGGGTATTTTCGGGTCTTCTTGATTTTAAATATATATAGGAAGGTGTGTCTTTTAACCCGGAAAAGTCCTTTTGCTTCTTAAATTCCTTCTTTAGATATCCTTTATAAAGTTTTGTTAATTCTTTATGATTTAGTGTTCCGGCATAAAAAATATGATGTTTGTAATTCAATAAATTTTTTGTTATCTCCTGTAATTCTTCAATGGATAATTTTTTCAACTCCTCTTCCGAAAGCAAATTCAAGTAGGGAGATTGTGTATCTAATCGGTTAAACTGCACTAAAGCCCGCATCACTTCTTCCGGGTCCTTTTTAGCATCTTCACGCTGAGCAAGGATAATCGCCTTTAATTCTTCCAAAACATCCTTCTCTACTTGAGGATAAAACATTACCTCCATCAATAAATCCATAGTTTCCTTAAAACGGTCATCGAAACCATTTAAAGAAATTACCGTTTCATTATTGGTAGAACGAACACCGAATTCTGCCCCTAATTTATACCATTCCTTCTTGAGGTTTTCTGGAGAAAGATAACGCGTTCCAGACTTTTCCAATAACCGTAGAGCCACTGGAATTTTGGGATTGTGATAATTCCCTATATCTATGCGTATTTCTAAACTGAATATTTTATTTAGCGGATTTTTACAAAACCAAAAATCCAAACCCTCTTTCTTCTGCAGATGAATATAATCCTTCCCTTTTTCCAGAAAAACAGGTTCACTTTTAGCCATAGGAATTGATAAAATCTGCTGAGCGAAAGGTGAAAGTTTCGTGCTATCAATAGTTAGTGGCGTTAATTTGGGTTTGGGGACATAACTAATTTCGCGTTTTCCATCTTTACGATAGCCTGCAACATATCCTTGTGAAAAATACTTCCTGGCTGTATTTACAATCTCATCTTTGGTTATTTTTTCCATTCGTTCAATTCGTTTCAAATGCTCCTGCCAGTCTTCATGTGCTATAAACGCATCCGTGAGTTCACCTACTCGTCCCTCATTTGTTTCTCTTGACCGTTCCTTCATTTTTCGGAAATCTGTAATAATTGCTGGTAAAAGCCAATCTTCAAATTTCCCCTCACAAAGTAACTTTACCTGCTCCAACAACAATTGTTCCACTTCTTCCAAACTCTGCCCTTCTTTGGGTACTCCCAATATATACTCAACGCCCAAATCGTTTAACTGCATGATAAAAGAGCCCGCTCTTCTAACTTTTTGCTTTTGGATGAGATTCAGATTAATTAAACCAGCTACCGCATTATCCAAAATCATATCCATCAGGGCGATTTTATCCGAATCCGGGTGTAATTTAGGTACAGTCCGAAAAGCAAGCATAACCGAAGGCTCACCTTCAAACTGTATTTCTACTGGAATTCTTTCTTTCAACGGTTCATAGCAATATGTCGAAATAGGGGAACAGATTTTATCCCCTTCATTTTCTCTTTTTTCTATTGTTAAATTTTTATTACTATCTTCCCCTTTTGTTGCTTCCTTTCTTATGTCTGAAAAATACCTCGAAATAATTTCTATCGCCTCTGGAATTTTTATGTCCCCTGAAATTCCAATGGATAAATTTTGGGGAACATACCACTTTTCAAAAAAACTTTTTATATTCTTTATAGATGGATTTTTCAAATGTTCTGGGTCCCCTAACACAGTCTGTGTCCCATAAGGATGGTCTGGAAATAACTTTTCATTAACAGCCTCCATTAACACGCGTTCCCGATTGTCCATGGCTCGATTCTTCTCTTCATACACGGTTTCTAATTCTGTCGGAAACAAACGAAAAACAGGAGCCGAAAATCGGTCGGATTCTAACATAGCCCAATGTTCCAAACACCCTGCAGGCAATTCTACCTTATACACCGTTTCATCAATCCATGTATGTGCGTTAATCTTGTCCCCTCCTAATGATTTATAAACTCGGTCTAATTCATTGGGAACTGCATATTGGCTTGCCTCCTGAGAAAGTTGGTCAATTTCTTTGTAAATTTCTTCCCGTTTCTGGGCATCTGTTGTTTGCCGATATTTCTCATATAAATCCTCTATTTTATCGAGCAACTCTTTCTCTTTCGTAAAATCAATAGTCCCTAATCGTTCTGACCCCTTAAACATAAGGTGCTCAAAATAATGGGCTAATCCCGTAGTTTCGGGTGGGTCATTCTGACTGCCCGCTCGCACGGCTATTTCTGCATAAAAACGGGGAACTTCATGATTTTCCGTAAGATATACGGTTATCCCATTACTTAAACGATAAATATATACCTGCATGGAATCATCAGGTTTCGGTTGATATATTAATTGATAAGCATAAGCATAACCGGTTGAGCAATAAAATACTGCAGTCATAGTTATTCCTATTAAAAATTGTTTCATTATCATATTAAGACCTTTTTAAATTGAATCATATACCTATACAAAATAGATATAAGAATGAAATATCACAGTAATTTATCATATAATCAATATAAGTAGTCTTTTCAAACACTCTTATTATACACTATTACCAATCAAAACTTCTGACAAAAAGGAATATCATCATGTTCTCTCCCAACTCTTTTTTAGGTAGACATCCTATTTTACGATGGATTCTTATAACCATTGTGGTGATTGTTGCTTTATTTTTTGTATGGCTCTATTCACGCATGCGGGGACCTTATCATAACTATACACTTGACTTTTTAATTCCCGACCCTGTTTCTACACCACAACCGGGTGTTCTGGAAGTGGGTGTAGCAAAAAGAGACATTACCCCTATACTTGACCTGTATGATTCATGGGAAGATGTAAACAATAACGGGAAGTTTGACCCCAATGTAGATACTTATGTGGATAAAAACCATAATGGAAAATTTGATGGTATATGGATTGCAGGTTTTGGGACCAATCGTCCGGCTAAAGGGATTCATGACCCACAATGGGTTCGTGCTATTGCCTTTCGCAATAATGGTGTTACCCTGGTTATGGCAAGTTTTGATGCTATTGGTATTTATCATAACGATTTTATAACCATACGCAAAAGTATAGACCCTAATTTAAAGATAGACCATGTTCTCTTTTCATCTACTCACTGCCATGAAGTCGTGGATACCATGAAAATTTGGACTTTCTGGAAACGAATTAAAGGACTGGACATTCCAGGATTTGGTTATGATGATAGGCACATGAAATTTATTCAGAAGATGGCAAAAGAAGCCATTGAAGAAGCGGTTCGTAATTTACAACCAGCCGATATGTATTGTACACAAGTAGAAGTAGGTCCGGAAGGTTTTATCCGTGATTCCCGAAAACCCGAAGTAATGGACCCTTATATGTATTTATTCCGTTTTACAAAACCCAATACTGATGAAACGATTGCAACCTTTGTATCCTGGGGCAATCATCCGGAATCATCAGGTAGCGAAAACAACTATCTATCCTCGGATTTCTGTCACACACTTCGTGAAGGATTGGAAAATGGCGTTCCTGACCCCAATGGGGCTCCGGGTTTTGGTGGCATGTGCCTATATTTTCAAGGAATGGTGGGTGGTCTTATGACACAACTGGGTGTTGAAGTTCCCGACCGCTCCGGTACAATAACTTACAAAGAATCCTCATTAGAAAAAGGAGAAGCCTTAGGGTATAATGTAGCCCTTGTTGCGATAAAGGCACTTCGTGGGCCGAATGTATGGAAGAATGAAAAGCCTTTGTTAGCAGTCTCCGCTAAAACTTATCTTGCTCCTATGCAAGGGCACTTTAAATATGCCATTATGTTAGGGCTTATTCACGAAGGATATTATTGGGGAGGAAAATCAAAAACGGAAGTCAATGTCGTGCGCATTGGCGATGTTATGATTACTACTGTTCCGGGCGAATTATATCCTGAAATTGTTCAGGGTCATATTGAAGCACTGCCAGGTAATGACTTTAATCTAACCACTCCTGTTGAAAATCCCCCCTTACGAATGGAAATGGAAAAGGAAGTAAAAATGGCATTTATCATCGGATTAGCCAACGATGAAATCGGTTATATGCTTCCCAAATCTCAATGGGATACGAAACCGCCATTCGTATATGGAAAAAGTCAATATGGTGAAGTAAACTCATGTGGACCTGAAGTAGGAACAACCTATCATAAAAATGCACTGGAACTTATCCAACGAATGAATAAAGCCTACCCACGGAAAACAACTCAATAAACTTAATCAAAAAAATCGATAAAAGGAAGGATATAACAAGGATGAGCAAAGGAATAACGAAACGCTCTGAAGATTATTCCCAATGGTATATTGACATTGTTTTAAAAGCGGAATTAGCTGATTACAGCCCTGTAAAAGGTTGCATGGTCATCCGTCCTAACGGTTATGGTATCTGGGAAAATATCCAAAAGAACCTGGACCGTATGTTTAAAGAAACAGGACATGTTAATGCCTATTTCCCCATGCTTATTCCTGAAAGTTTCTTAAAAAAAGAGGCAGAACATGTGGAAGGTTTTGCACCGGAATGTGCCGTTGTTACCCATGGTGGAGGAAAACCTTTAGAAGAACCCTTAGTAATACGACCTACATCAGAAACAATTATCTGGGCTACTTACAAAGATTGGATAAGTTCTTACCGCGATTTACCATTACTCATTAATCAGTGGGCAAATGTCTGCCGTTGGGAAATGCGAACACGGCTTTTTCTCCGTACCACAGAGTTCCTGTGGCAAGAAGGACACACCGCACATGCCTCCTATGAAGAAGCGGAAGAAGAAACCCTTCGGATGATTCGTGTCTATCAACGATTCGCAGAAGATTACCTCGCTATGCCTGTTATCGTCGGTAGAAAAACTGAATCCGAAAAATTTGCAGGTGCTGTCCATACTTATTGCATTGAAGCACTCATGCAGGATGGAAAATCTTTACAAGCAGGGACATCCCATAACTTAGG contains:
- a CDS encoding insulinase family protein, whose product is MTAVFYCSTGYAYAYQLIYQPKPDDSMQVYIYRLSNGITVYLTENHEVPRFYAEIAVRAGSQNDPPETTGLAHYFEHLMFKGSERLGTIDFTKEKELLDKIEDLYEKYRQTTDAQKREEIYKEIDQLSQEASQYAVPNELDRVYKSLGGDKINAHTWIDETVYKVELPAGCLEHWAMLESDRFSAPVFRLFPTELETVYEEKNRAMDNRERVLMEAVNEKLFPDHPYGTQTVLGDPEHLKNPSIKNIKSFFEKWYVPQNLSIGISGDIKIPEAIEIISRYFSDIRKEATKGEDSNKNLTIEKRENEGDKICSPISTYCYEPLKERIPVEIQFEGEPSVMLAFRTVPKLHPDSDKIALMDMILDNAVAGLINLNLIQKQKVRRAGSFIMQLNDLGVEYILGVPKEGQSLEEVEQLLLEQVKLLCEGKFEDWLLPAIITDFRKMKERSRETNEGRVGELTDAFIAHEDWQEHLKRIERMEKITKDEIVNTARKYFSQGYVAGYRKDGKREISYVPKPKLTPLTIDSTKLSPFAQQILSIPMAKSEPVFLEKGKDYIHLQKKEGLDFWFCKNPLNKIFSLEIRIDIGNYHNPKIPVALRLLEKSGTRYLSPENLKKEWYKLGAEFGVRSTNNETVISLNGFDDRFKETMDLLMEVMFYPQVEKDVLEELKAIILAQREDAKKDPEEVMRALVQFNRLDTQSPYLNLLSEEELKKLSIEELQEITKNLLNYKHHIFYAGTLNHKELTKLYKGYLKKEFKKQKDFSGLKDTPSYIYLKSRRPENTQLYVLDKETTQASVRIEFGLEESTMEEEPVIEVLIHILVEVWQELYFRNYEKPEH
- a CDS encoding proline--tRNA ligase (catalyzes the formation of prolyl-tRNA(Pro) from proline and tRNA(Pro)); protein product: MSKGITKRSEDYSQWYIDIVLKAELADYSPVKGCMVIRPNGYGIWENIQKNLDRMFKETGHVNAYFPMLIPESFLKKEAEHVEGFAPECAVVTHGGGKPLEEPLVIRPTSETIIWATYKDWISSYRDLPLLINQWANVCRWEMRTRLFLRTTEFLWQEGHTAHASYEEAEEETLRMIRVYQRFAEDYLAMPVIVGRKTESEKFAGAVHTYCIEALMQDGKSLQAGTSHNLG